In the genome of Streptomyces sp. NBC_00259, the window CGCGCGCCCCGTCGGACTCCGGCTCGCCACTGCCTCCCGGCTCCTCGCGCGCCTCATGGTCCCGCGCCACGGCGACGGGCCCGCTGCGGTCCATCGCCTCCAGGGCCCGCCGTGCGAGCGGGTGGGTGCGCACGAGACCGGCCAGCGACGTCGCACCGCGCGTGATGTCGGCGAACGCCTTCCAGGCCGGCCGGAAGCCGGTGATCGCCGCGTGCAGGATTCCCGGGCGCCGCTCGAACACCGCGAGCATCCGCCGGCCGACGCCCATCTCGACGCCCAGCCCGGCCTTGATGGCGAAGGCGTAGTTCAGCGCCTGGCGGCGCGCGTCGACCGCGTCGTTCGCCTCCGCGACCCGGACCGCCCACTCCCCCGCGAGCCGGCCGGAACGCAGGGCGAACGAGATGCCCTCGCGGGTCCACGGCTCCAGCAGTCCCGCCGCGTCACCGCACACCAGCACCCGTCCGCGCGACAGCGGCGAATCGTCGGCGCGGCAGCGGGTCAGATGCCCGGAAGAGACGGCCGGCTCGAAGCCGGCAAGCCCCAGCCGGGCGATGAAGTCCTCCAGATAGCGCTTCGTCGCGGCCCCTTCGCCGCGTGCCGAGATCACCCCGACGGTCAGCACATCGCCCTTGGGGAACACCCAGCCGTAACTCCCGGGCATCGGGCCCCAGTCGATGAGCACCCGCCCCGCCCAGTCCTCCGCGACGGTCGCCGGCACCGGGATCTCGGCCTCCAGGCCCAGATCCACCTGGTCCATCCTGACCCCGACATGGGCTCCTATCCGGCTGGCGCTGCCGTCCGCGCCGACGACGGCCCGCGCGAGCACCGTCTCTCCGTCCGCGAGGACGACCGCGACCGTACGACGGTCGGGAACCGCCGGTCCGTGCTGCTCGACCCGGGAGACGGTCGCTCCCGTACGCAGCACCGCGCCCGCCTTCTCCGCGTGCTCCACCAGGCTCGCGTCGAACTCGGAACGGTTGATGAGCCCGAAGAGCATCCGGCGCGAGCGGCGTGTACGCGTCAGCCGGCCGTTCATCGAGAAGGTGACCGCGTGCACCCGGTCCTTCAGGGGCAGTTCGAAACCGGGCGGCAGAGCGTCCCGTGAGGGCCCGATGATCCCGCCGCCGCAGGTCTTGTAGCGGGGCAGCTCGGCCTTCTCCAGAAGGAGCACCCGACGGCCCGCGACCGCGGCGGCATAGGCCGCCGACGCTCCCGCGGGCCCTGCGCCGACCACGACGACATCCCACACCGGCTCGCCCTGGCCGCTGACGGCATCTGCGTTCTCGCTGCTCACGATGTGCTTCTGCTCCCGATCCGACTCGTCGCTGGGGCTCTCCACGGCATCCTACGGCGCGACCCGCGGGCGCCCGGCTATGGGAGGATCGCCGTACCTTCGCATTACACACAACGTCGCACCCACAAGGAGCGTGCCCATGACCGCCAATCCGATCGCCGAGACCGTCGCATCCCTGATGCCCCGCGCGAAGGCGGAGCTCACGGAACTCGTGGCGTTCGAATCGGTGGCGGATCCGGCCGTGGCACCCAGGAGCGAGTGCGAGGCCGCCGCGAACTGGGTCGCGGACGCACTGCGCGCCGAGGGCTTCCAGGACGTGGAGCTGCTCGACACCCCCGACGGCTCCCAGTCCGTGTACGGTCTGCTGCCCGGTCCCGAGGGCGCGCCGACCGTGCTGCTGTACGCGCACTACGACGTGCAGCCGAAGCTCGACGAGTCGGCGTGGATCACGCCCCCGTTCGAGCTGACCGAGCGGAACGGCCGTTGGTACGGGCGCGGCGCCGCCGACTGCAAGGGCGGCTTCATCATGCACCTGCTCGCGCTGCGCGCCCTCAAGGCGAACGGCGGCGTGCCGGTCTCGGTCAAGGTCATCGTCGAGGGCTCGGAGGAGCAGGGCACCGGCGGTCTCGAGCGGTACGCCGAGGCCCACCCGGAACTGCTCACGGCCGACGCGATCGTGATCGGCGACACCGGCAACTTCCGGGTGGGACTGCCGACCGTGACGGCGACGCTGCGCGGCATGACGATGATCCGCCTCACGATCGACACCCTCGAGGGCAATCTGCACTCCGGGCAGTTCGGCGGCGCGGCCCCCGACGCGCTGGCCGCGCTGATCCGCGTCCTCGACTCGCTGCGCGCCGAGGACGGCTCGACGGTGATCGAAGGACTCACCGCGGACAGCGTCTGGGAGGGACTCCAGTACCCGGACGCCGACTTCCGCAAGGACGCGAAGGTCCTGGACGGCGTGGACCTGATCGGGCACGGCACGGTCGCCGACCGTATCTGGGCGCGCCCCGCCGTCACGGTGATCGGCATCGACTGCTCCCCGGTCGCCGGTGCGACCCCGTCCGTTCCGGCGAGCGCCCGCGCCCAGATCAGCCTGCGGGTGCCGCCCGGCCAGGACGCGGCCGAGGCGACGAAGCTGCTGTTCGCGCACATCGAGAAGCACACGCCGTGGAACGCGCGGGTGAGCCTGGAGCAGGTCGGCCAGGGCCAGCCGTTCCTCGCGGACGTGAACAGCCCGGCGTACACGTCGATGGCCGACGCCATGCGGATCGCCTACCCGGGCGAGGAGATGCAGAGCGCCGGCATGGGCGGCTCGATCCCGCTGTGCAACACCCTCGCCGAGCTCTACCCGCAGGCGGAGATCCTGCTGATCGGGCTGAGCGAGCCGGAGGCGCAGATCCACGCCGTCAACGAGAGCGTCTCGCCCGAGGAGCTGGAGCGGCTGTCGGTCGCCGAGGCGCACTTCCTGGTGAACTACGCGCGCTCGAAGCAGGGTTAGGCGTCCCGGGGGTCCCGGTCTCCTTACGCGCTGGGCGAAGCTCGCGGAGAGCGGAGACCAGTGCGGCGGACGTGCGC includes:
- a CDS encoding dipeptidase; this encodes MTANPIAETVASLMPRAKAELTELVAFESVADPAVAPRSECEAAANWVADALRAEGFQDVELLDTPDGSQSVYGLLPGPEGAPTVLLYAHYDVQPKLDESAWITPPFELTERNGRWYGRGAADCKGGFIMHLLALRALKANGGVPVSVKVIVEGSEEQGTGGLERYAEAHPELLTADAIVIGDTGNFRVGLPTVTATLRGMTMIRLTIDTLEGNLHSGQFGGAAPDALAALIRVLDSLRAEDGSTVIEGLTADSVWEGLQYPDADFRKDAKVLDGVDLIGHGTVADRIWARPAVTVIGIDCSPVAGATPSVPASARAQISLRVPPGQDAAEATKLLFAHIEKHTPWNARVSLEQVGQGQPFLADVNSPAYTSMADAMRIAYPGEEMQSAGMGGSIPLCNTLAELYPQAEILLIGLSEPEAQIHAVNESVSPEELERLSVAEAHFLVNYARSKQG
- a CDS encoding geranylgeranyl reductase family protein; the encoded protein is MSSENADAVSGQGEPVWDVVVVGAGPAGASAAYAAAVAGRRVLLLEKAELPRYKTCGGGIIGPSRDALPPGFELPLKDRVHAVTFSMNGRLTRTRRSRRMLFGLINRSEFDASLVEHAEKAGAVLRTGATVSRVEQHGPAVPDRRTVAVVLADGETVLARAVVGADGSASRIGAHVGVRMDQVDLGLEAEIPVPATVAEDWAGRVLIDWGPMPGSYGWVFPKGDVLTVGVISARGEGAATKRYLEDFIARLGLAGFEPAVSSGHLTRCRADDSPLSRGRVLVCGDAAGLLEPWTREGISFALRSGRLAGEWAVRVAEANDAVDARRQALNYAFAIKAGLGVEMGVGRRMLAVFERRPGILHAAITGFRPAWKAFADITRGATSLAGLVRTHPLARRALEAMDRSGPVAVARDHEAREEPGGSGEPESDGARVTP